One Ammoniphilus sp. CFH 90114 genomic region harbors:
- a CDS encoding methyl-accepting chemotaxis protein, with the protein MNRIMTKLVASFVLLISAPLILVGLLSYQKSASIVESNKVEMVQQQLELKGTNLDDIVLGVKNLSMQLFMNDQVRSVLSTNTVGMSSYDKMKLVGDVEKNLMGLALNSDRTVMQGIFLFGANGEVIGSQTVPHAVKNQQTYLQEDWYKLGMQHDGKDQWLGAHTTNYLGKTEVVSLIRAVKDVGTLKSIGVIKIDLNVKGLKKKMGADQEGSETEFMILNEGKQNVLNSQMSIDEELAQLALQALENKVEEAEPQVVKQSIQGEESLLVLQPINQVGWVLVTHLSISTLLNQLEAIKDNTMIYTLVSILVAIVIAFLITRGITRPIHRLMGVMKQVETGNLNVRVQVTSRDEVGQLSLSFNTMIDQIGSIVEGVKGSSRTLQQSMLSIKNDASVVQEASAEITKAINEVASGSSHQAQDIQSGAEVASVLADKIKTVIDTVQVTHGATEESVKHGKQGQQIVEELTDNSKQSTDYLHQVVRNIADLDQESEKITQIVQLITNIADQTNLLALNASIEAARAGDAGRGFAVVASEIRKLAEQVQTASKEIGVIIGLTRDKMKTVTNQTGEVQGLYEKQETMIDRTQKAFEAIQHSLLENQKKLYQLNQEAQEMEGQKNAILALMKNISSISQQSAASCEEVASTTLSQSELMGAFIGQIRSMEIEVIALMENVKRFEVEEEEE; encoded by the coding sequence ATGAACCGAATTATGACGAAGCTTGTCGCGTCTTTTGTGCTGTTGATCTCTGCACCGTTGATTCTAGTCGGTCTACTAAGCTATCAAAAGTCGGCTAGTATAGTAGAGAGCAACAAAGTAGAAATGGTTCAACAGCAGTTGGAACTCAAAGGGACGAATTTGGATGATATTGTACTTGGGGTTAAGAACTTATCCATGCAATTATTTATGAATGATCAGGTGCGATCAGTCCTATCTACTAACACGGTTGGCATGAGCTCTTATGATAAAATGAAGCTCGTGGGAGACGTGGAGAAGAATCTGATGGGTTTAGCTTTAAACAGTGATAGAACCGTAATGCAGGGGATCTTTCTTTTTGGGGCTAATGGAGAAGTGATTGGCAGTCAAACCGTTCCCCATGCTGTAAAGAATCAGCAGACCTATCTTCAAGAGGATTGGTACAAGCTTGGAATGCAACATGATGGAAAGGATCAATGGTTAGGGGCCCATACGACCAATTATCTTGGAAAAACAGAAGTTGTTAGTTTAATTCGCGCGGTAAAGGATGTCGGAACCCTTAAGTCTATCGGTGTAATCAAGATTGATCTCAATGTAAAAGGGTTAAAGAAAAAAATGGGTGCAGATCAAGAGGGATCTGAAACCGAGTTCATGATCCTTAACGAAGGAAAACAGAACGTTTTAAATTCGCAAATGTCTATTGATGAGGAGCTAGCTCAGTTGGCCCTTCAAGCACTTGAAAATAAAGTAGAAGAAGCAGAACCACAAGTTGTGAAACAATCTATCCAGGGTGAGGAATCCTTACTCGTTTTACAACCCATAAACCAAGTTGGATGGGTTCTTGTTACCCATCTATCGATTAGTACGCTTCTTAATCAGCTTGAAGCTATTAAGGATAACACAATGATTTATACTCTGGTTTCTATCCTTGTCGCTATCGTGATTGCCTTCTTAATTACAAGGGGAATTACAAGACCTATCCATCGACTCATGGGCGTAATGAAGCAAGTGGAAACAGGGAATTTAAATGTGCGTGTGCAAGTGACCTCTCGTGATGAAGTAGGTCAGCTATCCCTTAGCTTTAATACGATGATCGATCAGATTGGAAGTATTGTTGAAGGGGTAAAAGGGTCCAGCCGTACGCTTCAGCAATCCATGCTTTCCATTAAGAATGATGCTTCCGTCGTTCAAGAGGCTTCCGCTGAGATTACGAAGGCCATTAATGAAGTCGCAAGTGGATCTTCACATCAAGCTCAAGACATTCAAAGTGGAGCAGAGGTGGCTTCGGTTTTAGCGGATAAGATTAAAACAGTGATCGATACGGTCCAGGTGACCCATGGAGCTACGGAGGAATCTGTAAAGCATGGGAAACAAGGCCAGCAAATTGTTGAGGAGCTAACGGATAACTCTAAGCAGAGCACGGATTACCTCCACCAGGTTGTTCGAAATATAGCCGACTTAGACCAAGAATCGGAAAAGATTACCCAAATCGTTCAATTGATCACGAATATTGCAGATCAAACGAATCTATTAGCATTGAATGCTTCAATAGAAGCTGCTCGTGCGGGCGATGCTGGCCGTGGTTTTGCGGTCGTTGCCTCTGAAATTCGTAAATTAGCTGAGCAAGTTCAAACGGCATCGAAGGAAATCGGAGTTATCATTGGTTTAACAAGAGATAAGATGAAAACGGTAACGAATCAAACGGGTGAAGTTCAGGGACTTTACGAAAAACAAGAAACCATGATTGATCGTACGCAAAAGGCCTTTGAAGCGATTCAGCATAGTTTGCTAGAAAATCAGAAGAAATTGTATCAACTCAACCAAGAAGCACAGGAAATGGAAGGTCAAAAAAATGCGATTCTAGCACTCATGAAGAATATTTCCTCAATCTCTCAACAATCAGCTGCAAGCTGTGAGGAAGTGGCCTCTACGACTCTAAGTCAAAGTGAGCTTATGGGTGCCTTTATAGGACAAATTCGCTCCATGGAGATCGAGGTAATAGCTTTAATGGAGAATGTGAAGAGGTTTGAGGTGGAGGAAGAAGAGGAATAA
- a CDS encoding amidase, translating to MRWIKYLLLGVLFLSIVFTSTVSSVQATKPQKKQGNEEVMTLATWLWHTDLIESDQERILTFLEQKQVTHLYLQIHPSVARKSYQTFIQKLSAKNVEVHALSGGPDWVLAGTETDAFFQWVMEYQKASKSNQKFKGIHLDVEPYLLPGWENEEERNGIIKSYQQWLERSYRQAKQLGLPMEVDIPFWFDEIAYQNEDGQGYLAEWIIRKVDGVTIMAYRDTAEMIQVIVKQEMEWARIAGKKVFIAVETNPSVEAASVTFYEEGRLHMDQQLRIVRDAYKGSSSFGGMAVHDLKSWLSF from the coding sequence ATGAGATGGATAAAGTATTTGTTGTTGGGTGTGCTGTTCCTTTCCATCGTATTTACAAGTACTGTCTCCAGTGTGCAGGCTACGAAGCCACAGAAAAAGCAAGGAAACGAGGAAGTTATGACATTAGCGACATGGTTGTGGCATACAGATTTAATTGAATCAGACCAGGAGCGGATCTTAACTTTTTTAGAACAAAAACAAGTAACACATCTTTACCTGCAAATCCATCCATCAGTGGCTCGAAAATCATACCAAACCTTCATACAAAAGCTATCAGCCAAGAATGTGGAAGTTCACGCTTTAAGCGGTGGGCCAGATTGGGTGCTTGCAGGGACGGAGACGGATGCTTTCTTCCAATGGGTAATGGAGTACCAGAAGGCCTCAAAGTCCAATCAAAAGTTTAAAGGGATACACTTAGATGTTGAACCCTACCTCTTACCTGGCTGGGAGAACGAGGAAGAGAGAAACGGGATAATAAAGAGCTATCAACAGTGGTTGGAGCGGAGTTATAGACAGGCCAAACAGTTGGGTTTGCCGATGGAAGTGGACATTCCGTTTTGGTTTGATGAGATTGCCTATCAGAACGAGGATGGTCAAGGGTACTTGGCTGAATGGATTATACGAAAGGTAGACGGAGTTACGATCATGGCCTACCGAGACACTGCTGAAATGATTCAGGTGATTGTCAAACAAGAAATGGAGTGGGCACGAATAGCTGGAAAAAAGGTGTTCATTGCCGTAGAAACGAATCCTTCAGTTGAAGCAGCTTCGGTTACCTTTTATGAAGAAGGGCGGCTTCATATGGACCAGCAATTAAGGATAGTAAGGGATGCTTACAAGGGAAGCTCTAGCTTTGGGGGGATGGCAGTCCATGACCTAAAGAGCTGGCTCAGCTTTTAG
- a CDS encoding M14 family metallopeptidase, producing MITKVITFSQAPKYVNGTTKIQAKIKFDLLYGTTDLSPRSVRVLYPALLGNYELKAWSGKETASTTMKLNVYDSYLTYDELKPEIDKITTEAKDGRYIGYQSIGKSVENRDVHFVVLAKDKASVDQYLNEIAPLKVDNPAELQKKLKDGSLEDYKIPVWFNNIHPDEAQGVDAIVELFRLFATENEVAYKTTDAKGVEQTITIPVEEALDNLIFLFNFTQNPDGRVHNLRRNVNDFDLNRDNAYQTQIETQIMAQTMSKWLPISMIDFHGYYKEFVIEPCTPPHNPNYEYDLLMDGMIEQAHAMGKAGVSNTKYDSYLIPLEGWEDKFDDATPSYTSTYSMFLGALGHTVEIPDLNQESYHALVYTGLAAVKYNMDHKEKLFNNQLEIYKRGVSSEDNTKVDQWLINAKREVIGRDRVEGQNFFPEYYVLPVDQKLQKNPLEAHKMVEYLLRNGVKVEQSTEAVTVGNVTYPAGSYVVAMNQALRGFVNTALFNGTDVSDWAEMYAEIVLNFHHLRGFDRAEIRTEGAFAGKTSKVEKVVLPQTTVPGQATSYVIKNTNNDAIKAVNQLLNAAKSVSITEDNGTGYEYGDFVVSAVDLHAVKDAFYLQVVPFDNLGKTRELKQVKVANVGSGQTKFVLEQLGFTLVKSSKDADVIVDDAGKVKKDDLASGKAYIGIGKSALENVTKQNLLPGFKYSQTAGSRANHEGLVKANIIQNSVITGPYNNNELLYVATGSWITQVPEGARALAKVSTDKDFYLAGWWPGNEGLKGQTLAITNGQITLFANDVTHKAHNQFAYRMLAGAIFQ from the coding sequence ATGATTACAAAGGTCATCACCTTTAGCCAAGCGCCAAAGTATGTTAATGGAACAACAAAAATTCAAGCTAAGATCAAGTTTGACTTACTTTATGGAACAACAGATCTATCTCCAAGAAGCGTCCGTGTCCTCTACCCGGCCCTACTTGGAAACTATGAATTGAAGGCTTGGAGCGGTAAAGAGACGGCTTCAACCACAATGAAACTGAACGTCTATGACAGCTATCTCACCTATGATGAATTAAAGCCTGAGATTGATAAGATTACAACGGAGGCCAAAGATGGCCGCTATATCGGTTATCAATCCATTGGAAAAAGTGTAGAAAACCGTGACGTGCATTTTGTGGTTTTAGCTAAGGATAAGGCTTCTGTTGACCAATATTTAAACGAAATAGCTCCTTTAAAGGTAGACAACCCTGCTGAGCTTCAAAAGAAATTAAAAGATGGTAGTTTAGAAGATTATAAGATTCCTGTTTGGTTTAATAATATCCACCCTGACGAAGCACAAGGTGTGGATGCTATTGTCGAGCTATTCCGCCTCTTTGCTACTGAAAATGAAGTAGCGTATAAAACAACCGATGCTAAAGGGGTAGAACAAACCATTACGATCCCTGTAGAGGAAGCACTAGACAATCTTATTTTCCTATTTAATTTCACACAGAACCCGGATGGTCGAGTACATAACCTTCGACGTAATGTTAATGACTTCGACTTAAACCGTGATAATGCTTACCAAACCCAAATCGAAACACAAATTATGGCCCAAACCATGTCAAAATGGCTGCCGATTTCTATGATTGATTTCCATGGTTATTACAAAGAGTTTGTTATTGAACCTTGTACACCGCCCCATAACCCTAACTATGAGTATGATCTTCTTATGGACGGGATGATTGAACAAGCCCATGCCATGGGTAAAGCTGGTGTTTCTAATACCAAATACGATAGCTATTTAATTCCACTTGAAGGTTGGGAAGACAAGTTTGATGATGCAACTCCTTCTTACACTTCTACCTACTCCATGTTCCTAGGGGCCCTCGGACATACGGTAGAAATTCCGGACCTAAATCAAGAATCTTACCATGCTTTAGTTTATACCGGCCTTGCTGCGGTCAAATACAACATGGATCATAAAGAAAAACTATTTAACAACCAATTAGAAATCTATAAGCGTGGTGTATCAAGTGAAGATAACACCAAGGTAGATCAATGGCTTATTAATGCGAAAAGAGAAGTAATCGGAAGAGATCGTGTTGAAGGCCAAAACTTTTTCCCTGAGTATTATGTACTTCCAGTGGATCAAAAGCTTCAAAAGAATCCACTAGAAGCACATAAAATGGTAGAATACCTTCTTCGCAACGGAGTAAAAGTAGAGCAATCTACTGAAGCCGTAACAGTTGGAAACGTAACTTATCCTGCTGGAAGCTACGTGGTTGCGATGAATCAAGCTTTGCGTGGATTTGTCAATACGGCCTTATTTAATGGAACGGATGTATCCGATTGGGCTGAAATGTATGCCGAAATCGTATTGAACTTCCACCACTTACGTGGTTTTGACCGCGCTGAAATTCGTACGGAAGGTGCTTTTGCAGGAAAAACCTCTAAGGTTGAAAAAGTAGTTTTGCCACAAACTACTGTACCTGGTCAAGCTACTTCTTATGTGATTAAGAACACCAACAACGATGCTATTAAAGCTGTAAATCAACTACTGAATGCCGCCAAGTCTGTCAGCATTACAGAAGACAATGGTACGGGATATGAATATGGAGACTTTGTCGTTTCTGCAGTAGATCTTCATGCAGTTAAGGACGCTTTCTATCTCCAGGTTGTGCCGTTCGACAACTTGGGTAAAACAAGAGAGCTAAAGCAAGTTAAAGTAGCCAATGTTGGATCTGGGCAAACGAAGTTTGTATTGGAACAATTAGGCTTCACTCTCGTCAAATCTAGCAAAGATGCCGATGTTATCGTCGATGATGCCGGGAAGGTAAAAAAGGACGATTTAGCATCTGGCAAAGCCTATATTGGTATCGGTAAGAGTGCACTAGAAAACGTGACCAAGCAAAACCTACTTCCTGGATTTAAATACTCTCAAACAGCCGGAAGTCGTGCAAATCACGAAGGATTGGTAAAAGCCAATATCATTCAAAACAGTGTCATCACTGGACCTTATAACAACAATGAACTTCTTTATGTTGCAACCGGATCTTGGATTACCCAAGTTCCAGAGGGTGCACGCGCACTAGCAAAAGTAAGTACAGATAAAGACTTCTATCTTGCAGGCTGGTGGCCTGGCAATGAAGGATTAAAAGGCCAAACACTCGCTATAACGAATGGCCAAATCACCTTGTTTGCCAATGACGTGACTCACAAAGCGCATAACCAGTTCGCATACAGAATGCTAGCGGGAGCGATATTTCAATAG